The Rathayibacter caricis DSM 15933 genomic sequence GCGCACACGCGTGCCGACATCTCCGTAGCCGAGGACGGACGCTCGGCGGTCCTCTCGCTCGAGGGCGAGCAGCTCTTGGCGCGGATCGTGTCGAGCGGCTCTGCGACCTTCACCTACCAGGCAGCCGCTCCTCTGCCCACCTCGCCGGCGCCGGAAGGGCAGACGGCCAACGCCGGTGTCTCGAAACTGGCGATCAAGCTCTCCGGAGCATCCTCGTACACGATCGCGGTCGAGTTCAGTCCGCTTCGACCGGCGCAGGGGAGCGCAAGTCCTCTCGCGGTCACTCCCCTCGCGGGCTGGGGGGCGTCCGCGAGTGAGTCCGGCGCCCCGGCATTGAAGTACCTCGCGATGACAGGAAAGCCCCTCGCGAGCTTCTCGCCGCAGACCCGGACTTACGACGTGACCGCATCTGTCAAGTCCTCCCCGCCTGTTATCGAGGCGTACGCGCAGGCCGGAGCGTCGGCGACGGTGACTCAGGCGACGTCTGTCCCCGGTGTTGCGACGATCCGGGTGAAGCGCTCGGGATCGGCCGATGCGCTCTACCGGGTCTACATCAATCGCGGCCCCATCCAGATATCGACGGCGACCGCCTCCGATAACGGCGCGCTCGCAGGGAGGACCATTGACGGGTTGCCCTACACGCGCTGGTCAACGGCGACCGACGCCTATCTTCAATACGATCTCGGCTTCTCGCAGATCGTGAACCACCTGGAGATCGTGTGGCTGTACCTTCCCGCCAAGGGGCAGTTCTTCGAGGTCCAGCTATCCACTGACAAGACGAATTGGACCACGGTCTACACCGGGCAAGCGAAGGCGATTGAACAGCGGCACTGGGCTTCGTTCCAGACAGGGCCGCGCGCGGGCCGCTACGTCCGGGTCGTCACCCACGGCGACAAGGCAGCGGACAAGACGGCCGTCATCGACGAGGTGGAGGTCTTCGGAGACAACGACCCCCGTACCTCCGCCAGCGCGAAGACCCCGCACTACGCGGTAGCCGTGTCGATCGAGCCGAAGAACATCGAGATCGGTTCGACGGCGGCTGTGAGCGCCACCGTGACCGCTCCTGTAGGGGGTTCGTCGTCGCCTCCCGTGCAATACGTCAGCTCCGATCCGTCGATCGCTACGATCACCGACGACGGCATCGTGGCCGGGGTCGCCGGCGGGACGGTGCGCGTCGGGGCGCTCGTGGAAGCCGGGCGCGACTACGTGTACAACCTCCAGACGATCACCGTCACCGATTCCCGAAGGACGGCCGTCGTCGCGCAGGCCGACACCTGGGTCCAGGGTGGTACGACGACGAACTACAACCGGACTGCGGCTCTCACCGTCCGACATCACGCTCTCTATCCGCAATTCGACCGGCTCGCCTACCTGAAATTCGATCTCGGCGGCATCGACCCCCGCATGATCGAAACAGCGACCCTCACCTTCAGCGCCGCCGTCGTCGATACGAGCGGTACCGACATCGATGTCGAGGCCTGGGAGACCAGTGGAGCGTGGGACGCTGCGACCGTGACGTACGCCACGAGACCAACGCTGTCCTACCGGGTCGGATCCACCCACGTGAACTCGACGAAGTCCGTCCGAAGAATGGACATCACTGATTACGCGAGGCTCAAAGCGGGCGGAGAAGCGAGCATCGGGCTGACGCAGCCGGACCGGCCGAGCGGCCTCGGGCTCGTCGTGCAGGTCGACTCGCTCGAGTCGATCGCGTCGAAGCCCACCATCGAGTTGACTCTGCAGGATCCCTCCACCTCGCTGCCGCGGACGCCGACGATCGCATCGGCGTCTGCCGACTACGCCGGAGCTGGCAGCGCGACAGGAACAGTGTCGGCGGAGCCCGGAGAGTCCGTCGTCGTCGACGTTTTCGTGCAGGATTCCGACACCTGCGGAGCGACGCGGGCGGCGGGCACACTGGTCGGGTCGACGACGGTGACTGCTGCAAGCGACGGATCGGCCGATTTCACCGTTGCGGGCGCATTCTCGATCAGTCAGCACGTGGTCGCCGCAACGACGATCGCAGGGCGCGGGTCAGCAGTGTCGCCCTGCGCTGTGGTCCGGCCGACGAGCGACGCGACGACGACGACCACTCTCACGCCATCTGCCGACACCTGGGTGACTGGTTCGGCCCCGACGGTCACGTACGGTCGAGACAGTGTCCTCCAAGTCCGCCACTTGACTCAGTACCCCGGCAACGACCGTGTCGCGTACCTGGGGTTCGACTTGTCGAAGATCCCGGCCGGCGACATCATCTCGGCGACCCTGCGCTTCTCCGCCGTCGTGGATGACACTCGCGGGGCCGCAATGGATCTGAGGATTCGGAAGGTCTCCGACAGCTGGACGGCGGCGTCGACGAACTGGAACAACCGTCCGGTGATGGGCGATCAGCTCGGGGTCGTCGGTGTGGACGCGACGAAATCGACGCGCGAGATCGATGTCACCTCCTACGTGTCGGAAAGTCCTCGATCCATGACCAGCATCGGGATCGATGAACCGGACATCGCCTCGGGGGTCGGTCTCGTCGTGAAGATCGATTCCATGGAGAGCGCGCAGAAGCCGAGTCTCGAGGTCGTCCTGCGTCCGGCGGGCTGATCGCCGCATCGGGCAGGAAACCGATCAGCCGCCGACGATGACGGCGACCTCCTCGGGAGCGTAGGTCCGCCGGATCTGCTCGTCGTTTCCGCCGGAGTCGATGTTCGACGCCCACAGCCCAGCGACTCTGCCCCCTCCGCGAACGGGCAGGAAGTCCTCCGCGGGCAGCTCGAGGATCGGACGGACGCGGCGCCCGCTGCGGATCAGGTTCCAGTGCAGCCATACGTCGTCTGCACGGGGAGCGACGTCCTCGAAGCCGGTGCCCTGCTCGCGGAGCACATCGAGGAAGGCCGGCGGATAGAGGATCCCGCGGACGCCGACCGCGAAGTTGCGCGGACTGAGAGAGGTCGATGTCGCCCGCCTCCAAGAGGAGTAGGGGGCGATGGCGCCGTCCCGGATCTCGATCAGGTTAACCCTGTGAGCGACCACCATTTCCGGGTCCACTCGGTGTGCTCGAACGAGGCTCGCCAGCCATTCTTCGGGGTACATCGTGTCATCGTCGGACGTGACGAGCGGCACCGAGTGGTGCGCCGTCCCGGCGGCGTACGGGTAGTACTTCTTGTGCGGCCCGTAGTTCGGCGTCTCCCGGATCTCCAGCCCTCTCGCGACGAGCCGGCGGAGAGCTCGTGGAGGGTTCGCGAGCCGCTCCTGCTCGTCGAGCCACAGGATGAGCCTGGACGGCTTCTGCGATCCGCGGGCGATGCTCTCAATGGTCAGGTGCACCTGGTCGACACGCTTGCTGTAGCTGGTCAGGCTGACCACCGGTCCGTCGGGCGCGGTCACCGGAGCGCGGGAGGTCAGGTTGACGATCGACAGGACGATCATCGAGGCGGCGATGCGCGCATTGCTCAGAAGAGTCGAGATGAGCGGTACGCGCGCGAGGCGGAGGGCGGAGAGCATGCGGTAGTCCTCGTCGTTACGTGGAGCGGAGTGGGGTCAGTCGGAGAGAGCCGGGGTGATGGCGGCGCCGAGCGCGTCCTGCATCGCGATCGACCAGTCCTCGGTCAGGTGGCTGGTGTCGCGGTAGAGGAGGACACCGCCGACGATCTCCTCGCAGCGTGCGGCGCTGCAGAAGTAGTCGTTCAGGTCCGCGTACCGCATTCCCGCTCGGACGGCGGCATCGCGCTCGGCGTCGATCCAGGCCTGATCGAGCGCGTTCGCGCGGGGGATCCCGCAGGCGGCCGCATCGTCGAGGTGGGCGGACAGGCACCGCGGCGCATCCTCCGGCAGCTCCGGGGTGTTCGCGAGCATCACCACGTGCGTGCTGGCGGGGAGTCGGATCGCGAGATCGGCGACGGAGGCCGTCCACGTGTCGATCCGTTGCTCGTCGTCGACGAAGGCGAGGCGGTTCGTGTTCGAGAGCAGGACGACGTCGGGCGGGTCATCGACGAGCCGATCGATGACGTCGTCACGCCACTCGGTGCACTCCGTGTACGGAGTCGACGCGTCGAGCACGAGGACCGGCACAGAGGGGCAGCCGACCTTCGTGTACGAGCGGACAGCGACACTGCTGCGATCCGCCCAGGCGTCCAGGCCCCCGAACCAGTGCGCCGCGTGCGAGTCGCCGAACAGCGCGACCTCCGTCGAACTCGTCGTGTCACCGAAAAGGCAGTTGTTGACGGTGACAGTCGCAGCATCGGAGATGTGGCAGCCGTTGCGGTGCACCTCCGAGGTCGATTCGTCGGCCTCCGCGAGGCCGGGCGACAGATTGGCGGGGACGATCTTCGTGAAGCGCGGCGGAGCGCTCGGGGCCACCGGATCGACGATCGTCGTTGTCGAGCGCGGTTGCGCGGCAGCGAGCGGGCTGGTTCCGGCGGCGAGCAGGACGAGGGCGAGCGATGCCGCTCCGCCGACCCAGAGCGATCTTCTCGGACCGCCGGCGACCAACGGACGGGCGTTCCTGATCGGTTCCTCCACGAGCCGGAAGGTGAGCTCGGCGAGCGCTACGGCGACGACCATCATCCCGGCCTTCAGCCAGAGAGGCAGCGGGGTCGCGAGACCCACCGCCGCCTGGGAGATCACCAGGATCGGCCAGTGCCACAGGTAGAGCGAGTAGGAGATTCGCCCGCCCCATTGCAGGAGATGGCCGCGGAGGAGGCTCACCGGCCCTGCAGATGAGCCGGTCGAGCCGCCGAGGATCACGAGGGCCGCCGAGACGACCGGAAGAGCCGCTGCGATACCCGGGAAAGGCGTCGTGTCGGAGTAGACCACTGACACAACCGCGATTCCGACGAGGCCCGTCCAGGCGAGGACCGGAAGGATCGCAGGCACGCGCGCAGCCAGCCGCAGCGCCCAGCCGTGGGCGACCGTGCACGCGACCAGACCGCCGACCCCGAGCTCCCACGCGCGCGTCGGCAGCGAGAAGAAGGCCCAGGGCTGGGTCTGGTCGGTCACCAGCACGCAGAGTGCGAGGGAGGACAGGACCATGAGAGCGAGCGCTGCCGTGATGGCACGCGGTGAGCGACGAAGGACGACGAACAGCACCAGCAGCAGGAGCGGCCAGAGGAGGTAGAACTGCTCCTCGACGCCGAGCGACCAGTAGTGCTGGAAGGGAGACGGGGCGCGCTCCGCTAGATAGTCGGTGCCCGAGAGGGCGAGCTGCATGTTCGGCACGTAGAGGGCAGTGGCGATCGCCATGCGGATGAGCCCGTCGGAGGCGAGAGGCGGCATCAGGAACAGTGCGGCCACCAGTGAGACAGCAGCGACGAGTAGGGCCGCCGGGAGGATCCGCCGCATGCGCCGCGCGTAGAAGTCGGCGAAGCCGATCCGGCCTGTCGCCCGCAGCCGCGAGAGCAGGTGGCTCGTGATGAGGAAGCCCGAGATCACGAAGAACACATCGACGCCGACGTACCCGCCATGGAACGGGGGGAGATCAATGTGATCGGCGATGACCAGTCCGACCGCGACGGCCCTCAGCCCCTGAATGTCGGCTCTGAACGCGCCGGACACCTCCGAGGTCGCTCGAGCGGTCTTCGCAGCGACTTCGCGTCGAACCGTCACCCGTCCCCCTTCTCGCCGCTGTACACGACATCAGCGCGCGCGTCCGCCTTCCTGAAGTCGAGTCAGTCTGGCATGCGGATGTAACGAGCACGTGACGGCACGGAGAAGGGCGGTAGCAGCGGGCGATACGCTGGGAGCAGGCGCGCCGGCCTGTGCCGTCCGTCACTGCGGACCGAGATGAGGATCCGGCACCCGCTCGCCGTATTGGTCGCGTCCGCGCATTTCCGCCTTCGAAAGGACCTTTCCCGTGACGAAGGATCTGAATGCCTACTGGTGGTCGCCGCGGCGTTCGCCCCGCGTTCTCGCCGCCGAGGTCCGTTCCCACGGAGCCGCTTGGGCCCGCCTCCTCCGACCGGCTCGGAGAGGCTTCACGAATTACGGTGATGAGCTCACCGGTCTCGTGCTGTCCGAGACCTTCGGTCGCCGAGTACGGTGGTCGCCGCTGGGCCGAGAGGATGTCGCCGCGATCGGCTCGATCCTGGTCCCGTACTTCGCATCGGGAGGCCGCGGTCTGATCTGGGGCAGCGGTCTCAACGAGCCGGTCGTTCCGCCCGAGAAGGCGGGCGCTGTGCGCGAGCGCTTCCTTGCGGTCCGCGGCCCCCGCACCCGTTCCGCGCTCGGTCTCGACGAATCGACCCCACTCGGGGACCCGGGTCTCGTGGTCAGAACTCTGCGTCCGCGTGCAACTCGTCGATCAGGCAAGGTCGTGATCCCGCACTTCACCGTCTACCGAACCTCTGCAGGCCGGAAGAGGATCTCCGCGCTGGTCGCTGGCGGCTACCGCGTCGCCGAACCCACTCTCGATCCGGGGACGATGCTGGAGACGATCAGCACCGCTGAGAGCGTCGTGAGTTCAGGGATGCACGGCGTGATCCTGTCCCACAGTCTGGGGACGCCTGCGTCGCTGATCAGCTTCGCGGATGCACTGCCGACCGCCCCGGCCTTCAAGTACCTCGACTACCACGACTCGGTCGGGCTCGAGGCGAGGATCTCGTCGTGGTCCGACTTTCTGCCAGACTCGCGCTCCTCCGCCGAGCTGGAGCTCGCGCGTCGCGACATCGAGATCGTGTCGCCACGGATCGACGCGCTCGTCGAGGGTCTTCTCGCCGCTGGCCGGCCCCTGCGCTCGGCTGGCTGAGCCAGTATCAGGGACGACGGAAGCGCGCGGCGAGCTTCAGGATGATGCTCTTGAGAACTGCGAAGTCCGACCGCCGGATCAGGTAGAAGTCGGCCGGCGGAACCCGGAAGTGCTTCCAGAGGAAGTAGATGTTCAAGTTGCTCGCGAGCACGTTGCCGAACAGAGTCGCCAATGCGGCGCCGATAGCGCCGAACAGGGGTGCAAGGAGGACCAGAGCGGCGGCGTTGACAACGCAGGAGATGAGGAGTGAGACGCTCCTCGTTCCCGGCCGACCCCTCGAGCTCAGCCCGATCCCGGCGATGGAGCCGGGATTCCCCAGTACGACTGCGCTCAGCAGGATGAGCGCGACCGGTATCGCAGGAACGAAATCCTCGCCGAAGACGGGCGGCAGCCACCACCAGAGAGTGGCGCCGATCATCACCGCTGCCGAGAGTGCTGCCAGTGTCGACAGACGGGAGGACAGGCCGAGGCGGGCGTCGCTGTTCTCTGCTGCGTCGGCCGAGAAGGTCACCTCGCGGACCGCGTTGTTCACGATCAGCGGCAATTCGCTGATGCTCACGGCGACCACGTAGAGACCGAGGGCGAAGGAGCCCGCGAGGGGAGTCATCAGCGTCTGATCGAGCCTGGTCAGCAGGACGCCCGAGATGGATCCGATCCAGACACGCACGCCGTAGCCGAGCAGCGAGTTCATAGTGACGATGGTCGGCGCGTCGTCGTCGTCGGCGACCACCCTCGCCTGCTTCAGGCCGAAGTAGGCGAGCCCTCCCAGGACCGGGGAGAGGGCGAGGATGACGACTCCCCAGAAGACCGTGAGCTGCCCCGTCGCTGCCAAGGCGATGAACGCGGCCAATCGGGTGGCGGCGGTGAGGAACCGCTCCCGTGCGACGAGGGCCCACTGATGGCTGCCCGCCGCCACCGCTTGGAGCAGAGCGACGCACAAGCCCGGAACGATAGCGACAGCCGCGAGGACGATCAGCTCGCGGAGGTCGGGGTCACCCGCGCTAAGGAAGCCGGCCGCGAGGAAGACGGCGGTCGACGCGAGGACTCCGGCGATGGCGATCAGTACGGTTCCGCGCAGAGCGAGCGAGCGCATCAGCCGTGGGTGGCGTGCTATCGAGTAATTCACTGCGGCGGGGATGCCGAACGTCGCTGCTGTCGTCGCCAAGAAGAGCGGAGCGGTGGCCGCAGCGACATCGCCGCGTCCCGCGACTCCGAGGCTCTGCGCCATGATCGGCGCTGTGGCCAGCGCTGCGAGGGGGGCGAAGGCGTTGCCGAGCGCTGCGAACGCGACGTTGCGTCCCATCCGGCCGCTAGCCCCGGATGCGGAGGAGGTCACTGCGCCCTTCCCGCCCACGCCGATTTCGTGACGAGCCGAGTCGGCGCTGTCGGAGGCTGGCGCGACCGACGCTGCTGATCGATGGATCGACGGGTGGCCCCACGCCGCGGTGTCGGCGACGAGACGACCATCTCGTCAGTCTTGTCCGATCGCAGAGCGTCGCGGGCAGCAAATCCGACGGCTATCCACAAGAGCGCCCCGGCGCTCGTGTTCGATCCCACACTGCTGTAGGTCTGCACGGCGATGAAAACGAGAATGCCAGCTGCCTGTCCGCCCGGGGTGGACCGTGTGCCTCGGCGCAGTGCGGTCATCGCCATGGCTCCGAAGTAGATGATGGTCGCGAGCAACCCGAAGTCGACCATGTACATCAGCAGGGGGTTCTCGAAGCTCGTTCTGAGGCCGAGGGAGCGGGCGACATCGAAACTGATGCCGGAACCGGCACCGACGACGGCGTAGGCCGTCCAGTCACCCAGAATGGCCTGGATCGCGAGGGTTCGAGCATTCGCAGATCCCGTGTCGTCGACGAGCTTCTCGGCGAGGCCGGATGCGAGGGTGGAGTTCAGATAGAGCAGCAGTGCGCCGGCCATCGCTCCGAGCGCCGCAAGGCGCGCTCCCACGGTCGCGCCTTTCCTGACCATGACGACGACGAGGCCGATGGCGCCGAGAAGAAGTCCCGTCCTCGACTCGGTGAGGAAGATCGTGGCGAGGAAAGCAATGCCGAGGGACACCTGAGCGACGGAGGATCGGACGCTCGGGAGAAGGGCGATGCAGAGCGTCATCAAGAGGGAGAGCGCCAGAGGGTGGTCCAGCGTCCCGAGAGATCGCACGAATTCGACTCCGTACCAGCTGTAACCGCGGAGCTCGGCGTCGAACGGCTGGGGGATGAGTCGAAGCCAGACGAGCAGTGCCACAGCGGAGGCGACTGCGCCGAAGACGATCACGGATCGCGCGAGGAAGGTGCCTGACGCCGCTCGCCTGCCGAGCTCGATCCGGATCAGGACGAAGAGAGCGAAAGGAGCGACGATCTGATTCACGATCAGACCCAGTCCGCCCACGCCCGAGGCGTCGACGGTGAACAGCACTGCGGCAACGGTCATCACGAGACCGGCCGATATGAGGAGCTTGTTCCGGAGCGCGACGCTCACCGACTCCTCGAGGTGGAGGAGGAACTGCACACCCACGCCGATGAGGGCTAGCCAGCCGCCCGGGTGCACGCCGGGGACTCCCGTCGGGTTGCCGACGACCACCGAGATCGCAATGGTCGGAAGGAGAACGTGCAGCGCGATCGACAGGGCGATGAGGAAGCGGAGACGTGAAGCGAGGACCGCGGACGCCGTGAGGCACACGACGATCCAGAGGATGAGCTGAGTCACTGGAGACCTCTCTCGTCGGTCGGAGGTGAGAGGAGCAGCCACGTCCGCCATGCCTGCACGGTTCGCCGTGAGGCCTCGCGAGCTGCACTCTCGAGATCGGACGAGGTCATTGCGCGGGCCGCGCGGATGGATCTCCACCACGCGCTCCCGTCCGTCACCTCTTCCGCAGGGACGAGCAAGGGCGACGACGCATCGTACAGATCGGCGAGGCTGCTGGCGCGGGGACCCACGAACGGGACCTGGCACTCGAGCGCACGTATCGCGATGCCGCTCTGATAGAAGCGGCGGTAAGGGACGAGGACAGCGCCGGCGGTGCGGACGAGCTCGTCGAGTCGCTGTTCGGACACGAATCCCTCGTGGACATCCCATCCCGAGATCTCGGGCCATCCCCGTCCCCAGACCTCGAGCGTGACGTCGCCGCTACGGAGAGCAGCGATCGACTCGAGCAGCGCGGTGTCCCTGTCGGGTTTGAATTGCCCGAGCACGCGGACGGTCCGACCACGTCGGTCATCGTCTCCTCTCCCGGCCGCGTTGCGGACCGGATGGGGCAGCACCGTCGTCATCGCGCCCATCGACTGCGTCTCGATCACCGAGTGGGCTGCATGGCTGTGCACGATCAGGCCGGATCGGGGTGAGGTCAGGCGCGCGAGCCAACGCGGCACGGCGGAGTATCCGACCGCGTGTACCAACGGTTCCGGGTCGTGCAAGACGACGGTGGGACGTGCTCCCGCCACCTTCGCGACAGCGAGGAAGAGGAAATCCCAGTACCCGAGCACCGGCCAGGTGACGATCAGTCGGCCGCCTCGATCGAGCCTGCGCACCGCCGTCCACAGCGCGCGGAGGTACTGGACGAGCCAGGCTTGCCGCGAGGCGCCGGATGCAGACGGCTCGTCGAACGAGATGATGTCGGCCTCGCACCCCGTCGCCACCAGGAGCTCCCTGAGCGCTTCCGTGTAGTGGAGCAGCGTGCCTCCGAGGGGATTCACGACGACGACGCGGTGCGACTTCCGCGAATCGGGGCGGCTCATCGGGTCGTCCTGTGGAGCCAAATATCCGAGGCGACGCGTCCCTCTGTGTCAGGCAGACTCGCTCGAACTCTCGCTCGATCGAGCGGCGCGGTGAGCGCCTCGGAAACTGCGCTCGCCAGAGACGCTACCGCGGCGTCGTGCGCCGTGAGATCCACGACTGCATGGCCGTGCTGCTCGAGCCAGTCGGCGAGGCCTGTCTGACGGGATGTCACCACAGTGACTCCCACGGAGAGCGCCTCCTTGATCGGAAGGCCGATCTGCTCTCGCCACCGACCGTATGGAATGGAGGGCGCGATGAGCACTTGAGTCCTCCGGAGGCGGTCGATGATCTCGGTGCGCGGCCTCTGGCCGAGGTAGCAGCGCGTCGAGGGGCTCTGCAGGACCCAGGCCTCGATCTCCTCCGTCAGCGGTCCGGGACCGATGATCGAGAGCCTCACCCGCTCGTGGTGCCGCTCCACCTGCTCCCACGAGGCGAGGAGCTCGCGTACGCCCTTCCGTGGTTCAAGCGCGCCGACGAACAGCGCGGACCCGGCTGAGACCGAGTCGTCGTCATCGGCAAGTGCTGAGGGCAGCTCTTCGATAGTCCGGTGGTCGATGGCGCTCACAAAAGGAAGTGCCGTGTAGAGGCGCTCGGCACCGCTGCTGGCGAAAGCGAGTCGGTCGATGACCGCTCGCATGTAGAGGCCGAGCCCGACCGCGAAGACGCGCACGACGGGCTCCGGCACATGCCTCCGCCCTCCGATCAGCCGCGGCAGCGAATTGTTCTCCATTGCGTACGTGCTTATGAGCCTGCGACGACCGCGGACCGCACCTGTGACCTTGAAGAGGACGGCGATCACCGCCCCGGTCGGCAGGAATCTGACCCAGAGCGGTTCGGGCATCTCGAGCACTTCGGCCTCGGACGACCAGAATTCCGAGACGAGGGACCGCAGGCCGACTTTGCGGATCTCCGGCGGGACCGGCACCCCGGCCAGATCGTAGTTCTCGTCGAAGTACAACATCACCGCCGGAGTCGTCCGCGGGTACCGTTCGAGGTGCACGGCGCGCAACTCGGGGACGAGTCGGATCGATCGGCGGGACGTGGACCGGCCGGCGTTCACCTTCCGCGCTCTTTCCGCTTGGCGATCTGTGCGTCCAGCACCGCTTCGTAGCCGGCGCACACGACCTCCCACGAGTAACGCGAGCGACCCCTCTCGTATGCTTCCGCGCTCAGCTGCTCCTGACGAGCCGAGTCCTCCATCAGCTCCGTGATCGCCTGAATGATCGAGTCGGCGTCGGGCTGGGCGAAAACGGCGGTGTCCTCCAGGACTTCCCTGTTGTAGACCGTGTCGCGGGCGACCGTCGGCGCGCCGCACGACATCGCCTGCACGAGGGCCGGATTGGTGCCGCCGACGCTGTGGCCGTGGAAGTACGCGCCGGCGTGCTGCCAGAGCGAGAAGAGCTTGCGGTCATCACTCACGTGCCCGAGCCACGACACGTTCTCTTTGTCGGATGCGAGCCGACGCGCGTGCTCGTCGAGTTCGCCTCCATAGCCGGAGGAGCCGACGATCACGACGGGCCAGCGGTCCCCTAGGGTCTCGGCCGCGTTGAGGAACTCGACGATCGTGTTCTCCGGGACGAAGCGCGCGACGACGAGGATGTACCCCCTGTGAGGGAATCCCTCGACCGGCGGGAGCACGCCCGGGTCGTCGCCCCCATAGGGGATGAACGTCCCGTCCCGCTTGAAGTCCTGCTTCCATCGGCGAGCGATCTCGACCGCGTCGTAGATCAACTCGTCGCCGAACAGCGCGGTCGCCTTAGCGCCGCTCTTGAAGACGTTCTTCGCGAGTCGGCCCCACTTCGCCCTGTCCCATTCGATCCCGTCGACGTTGACTGCGGTCGGGATGCCGCGGCCGCGGAGCAGCGGGAGCCAGAAACCGTTCGCCACGTTCATGACGAGAGCGACGTCCGGCTTGCGCCGGACGGCGTCCACGCATGCCGTCAGCCCGTAGGTGAGCGTGCTGAGCGACTTCGACTCGACTCCTCGAGTCACTCGGGTCGTCACGCGGCGATCGATCCCCGCGTCGTCGTCTTTGGTCGATCCGTCCCTGCCGTAGACCGTCACGTCCCAGCCGCGTTCCGCCAGATAGGGAGCGAGCCTTCTGACTGCCGTCTCGAAGCCCCCGTAGTAGCTCGGGTACCCACGGGTTCCGATGATCGCGACGGACTTCGGCATTCGGTCTTCGCCTTTCGCTGAGGTGCTCGATGGTGTGGTCCGGTTCCCGTATCTTCGAGGCGCTGCTTCCGCGGGCTCCGAGTCAGTGCGTCTTTG encodes the following:
- a CDS encoding polysaccharide pyruvyl transferase family protein; translation: MRERFLAVRGPRTRSALGLDESTPLGDPGLVVRTLRPRATRRSGKVVIPHFTVYRTSAGRKRISALVAGGYRVAEPTLDPGTMLETISTAESVVSSGMHGVILSHSLGTPASLISFADALPTAPAFKYLDYHDSVGLEARISSWSDFLPDSRSSAELELARRDIEIVSPRIDALVEGLLAAGRPLRSAG
- a CDS encoding oligosaccharide flippase family protein: MGRNVAFAALGNAFAPLAALATAPIMAQSLGVAGRGDVAAATAPLFLATTAATFGIPAAVNYSIARHPRLMRSLALRGTVLIAIAGVLASTAVFLAAGFLSAGDPDLRELIVLAAVAIVPGLCVALLQAVAAGSHQWALVARERFLTAATRLAAFIALAATGQLTVFWGVVILALSPVLGGLAYFGLKQARVVADDDDAPTIVTMNSLLGYGVRVWIGSISGVLLTRLDQTLMTPLAGSFALGLYVVAVSISELPLIVNNAVREVTFSADAAENSDARLGLSSRLSTLAALSAAVMIGATLWWWLPPVFGEDFVPAIPVALILLSAVVLGNPGSIAGIGLSSRGRPGTRSVSLLISCVVNAAALVLLAPLFGAIGAALATLFGNVLASNLNIYFLWKHFRVPPADFYLIRRSDFAVLKSIILKLAARFRRP
- a CDS encoding glycosyltransferase encodes the protein MHLERYPRTTPAVMLYFDENYDLAGVPVPPEIRKVGLRSLVSEFWSSEAEVLEMPEPLWVRFLPTGAVIAVLFKVTGAVRGRRRLISTYAMENNSLPRLIGGRRHVPEPVVRVFAVGLGLYMRAVIDRLAFASSGAERLYTALPFVSAIDHRTIEELPSALADDDDSVSAGSALFVGALEPRKGVRELLASWEQVERHHERVRLSIIGPGPLTEEIEAWVLQSPSTRCYLGQRPRTEIIDRLRRTQVLIAPSIPYGRWREQIGLPIKEALSVGVTVVTSRQTGLADWLEQHGHAVVDLTAHDAAVASLASAVSEALTAPLDRARVRASLPDTEGRVASDIWLHRTTR
- a CDS encoding DUF7594 domain-containing protein; translated protein: MRGSPSTIRLIGVSRRLSFARLWTSRPSIVAVLVSVALLLGGLVAPAAQADPSVVSVSSVSSAHPRLIASASDFATTFGLINSDNTARAWSTAVQKEADGYLSTSPVTYRISAGSMLETSRTVLNRAYALGFMYRKSGKVVYAQRLASELRAVAAFPNWNPDNFLDTAEMAHAVAVGYDWIYPALSSEQRTSVRTALVDKALTPALSAYASTAAKYAWTTQASNWNIVSGSGIGMAALVVADTDPAIAQRALDAVTSSLQYGLPSYGADGGFAEGLTYWAYSTSYLSSYIASLEVATGDDHGLLATPGLQASAQWANALTGPSGRQFNFGDAWVNEALTVPLMGLEYLYEDFGFRSRSIVGRDGFDADTVSARPLLWYRPAPAATASAPPLDAGFSSAGVTTLRSGWGQADALWAGLRATSGPITGHSDLDNGSFVLDAQGVNWFGDLGADSYSLPGYFTVASEERWNYYRKRAEGSNTMVFGRGPGPDASTNPSASQSLVASTGERGATVADLSSASNGVASWKRGIALIDGRSRVLLQDEVSGVSGDAWWFAHTRADISVAEDGRSAVLSLEGEQLLARIVSSGSATFTYQAAAPLPTSPAPEGQTANAGVSKLAIKLSGASSYTIAVEFSPLRPAQGSASPLAVTPLAGWGASASESGAPALKYLAMTGKPLASFSPQTRTYDVTASVKSSPPVIEAYAQAGASATVTQATSVPGVATIRVKRSGSADALYRVYINRGPIQISTATASDNGALAGRTIDGLPYTRWSTATDAYLQYDLGFSQIVNHLEIVWLYLPAKGQFFEVQLSTDKTNWTTVYTGQAKAIEQRHWASFQTGPRAGRYVRVVTHGDKAADKTAVIDEVEVFGDNDPRTSASAKTPHYAVAVSIEPKNIEIGSTAAVSATVTAPVGGSSSPPVQYVSSDPSIATITDDGIVAGVAGGTVRVGALVEAGRDYVYNLQTITVTDSRRTAVVAQADTWVQGGTTTNYNRTAALTVRHHALYPQFDRLAYLKFDLGGIDPRMIETATLTFSAAVVDTSGTDIDVEAWETSGAWDAATVTYATRPTLSYRVGSTHVNSTKSVRRMDITDYARLKAGGEASIGLTQPDRPSGLGLVVQVDSLESIASKPTIELTLQDPSTSLPRTPTIASASADYAGAGSATGTVSAEPGESVVVDVFVQDSDTCGATRAAGTLVGSTTVTAASDGSADFTVAGAFSISQHVVAATTIAGRGSAVSPCAVVRPTSDATTTTTLTPSADTWVTGSAPTVTYGRDSVLQVRHLTQYPGNDRVAYLGFDLSKIPAGDIISATLRFSAVVDDTRGAAMDLRIRKVSDSWTAASTNWNNRPVMGDQLGVVGVDATKSTREIDVTSYVSESPRSMTSIGIDEPDIASGVGLVVKIDSMESAQKPSLEVVLRPAG
- a CDS encoding acyltransferase family protein, which encodes MTVRREVAAKTARATSEVSGAFRADIQGLRAVAVGLVIADHIDLPPFHGGYVGVDVFFVISGFLITSHLLSRLRATGRIGFADFYARRMRRILPAALLVAAVSLVAALFLMPPLASDGLIRMAIATALYVPNMQLALSGTDYLAERAPSPFQHYWSLGVEEQFYLLWPLLLLVLFVVLRRSPRAITAALALMVLSSLALCVLVTDQTQPWAFFSLPTRAWELGVGGLVACTVAHGWALRLAARVPAILPVLAWTGLVGIAVVSVVYSDTTPFPGIAAALPVVSAALVILGGSTGSSAGPVSLLRGHLLQWGGRISYSLYLWHWPILVISQAAVGLATPLPLWLKAGMMVVAVALAELTFRLVEEPIRNARPLVAGGPRRSLWVGGAASLALVLLAAGTSPLAAAQPRSTTTIVDPVAPSAPPRFTKIVPANLSPGLAEADESTSEVHRNGCHISDAATVTVNNCLFGDTTSSTEVALFGDSHAAHWFGGLDAWADRSSVAVRSYTKVGCPSVPVLVLDASTPYTECTEWRDDVIDRLVDDPPDVVLLSNTNRLAFVDDEQRIDTWTASVADLAIRLPASTHVVMLANTPELPEDAPRCLSAHLDDAAACGIPRANALDQAWIDAERDAAVRAGMRYADLNDYFCSAARCEEIVGGVLLYRDTSHLTEDWSIAMQDALGAAITPALSD